One genomic region from Geothermobacter ehrlichii encodes:
- the lptB gene encoding LPS export ABC transporter ATP-binding protein — protein MAKTLRAEKLCKTYQRRQVVKNVDLEVSSGQVIGLLGPNGAGKTTSFYMVVGLVKPDSGRVFLDDRELTEMPMYRRARSGISYLPQEASVFRKLTVEENLLAILETLDLSREQQQQRKRQLLEDLRLTHVAASYGYALSGGERRRLEIARALVIEPDFILLDEPFAGIDPLAVIDIQNIIRHLRENGIGILISDHNVRETLGVCDRAYILNEGEVLEYGTPEEIAASERAREIYLGDKFRL, from the coding sequence ATGGCCAAAACCCTGCGCGCTGAAAAGCTCTGCAAGACCTACCAGAGGCGGCAGGTGGTCAAAAATGTCGATCTCGAGGTCTCTTCGGGACAGGTGATCGGTCTTCTCGGCCCGAACGGTGCCGGCAAGACCACGTCATTCTACATGGTCGTCGGCCTGGTCAAGCCCGACAGCGGCCGGGTCTTTCTCGACGACAGGGAGTTGACCGAGATGCCCATGTATCGACGCGCCCGGTCAGGCATTTCCTACCTCCCTCAGGAGGCCTCGGTTTTCCGCAAGCTGACGGTCGAGGAGAATCTGCTGGCCATTCTCGAAACTCTTGATCTGAGTCGGGAGCAGCAGCAGCAGCGCAAGCGGCAGTTGCTTGAGGATCTGCGGTTGACGCACGTAGCCGCCAGTTATGGATATGCCCTGTCGGGCGGCGAGAGACGGCGGCTGGAAATCGCGCGGGCGCTGGTCATCGAACCCGACTTCATTCTGCTCGACGAACCCTTCGCCGGCATCGATCCGCTGGCGGTCATCGATATTCAGAACATCATCAGGCATCTCAGGGAGAACGGGATCGGCATTCTGATTTCCGATCACAATGTACGTGAAACCCTCGGTGTCTGCGATCGGGCCTACATCCTCAACGAAGGGGAGGTTCTCGAGTACGGAACCCCCGAGGAGATCGCGGCCAGCGAGAGGGCGCGGGAGATCTATCTCGGCGACAAGTTTCGTCTTTAG
- the rpoN gene encoding RNA polymerase factor sigma-54 yields MALEIRQQLKLSQQLVMTPQLQQAIKLLQLSRMELIDVVRQELEENPVLEESSDLPEEKGIEAEAGEGIDGPEAAEDVPEAAPEAEIAEEMPQEPSALRDEVDWQAYLEGYTQSSTAPDIYEDDEDRPSYENLLTRKSTLAEHLMWQLNLSRVDDRIRAIAAEIIGNLGGDGYLQASLEEIAESSGAPLQDVEKALEVVQDFDPPGVACRNLQECLLRQVRHLGMEGSLVETILRDHIAELESRKYQAIARALGVSLDEVLGAAKIISNLDPRPGSAYDSDDIHYITPDIFVHKIGDEYVVVLNDEGLPNLKINSFYRTALSGNSNIDPKAGEYIQEKMRGALWLIKSIHQRQRTIYKVTKSIVKFQREFFDKGIEYLKPLVLRDVAEDIEMHESTISRVTTNKYVQTPQGLFELKFFFNSGISTTRGETIASESVKSKIKEIIAGEDPKKPYSDQKIVEILRQYNIDIARRTVTKYREMLGIGSSTERKRLF; encoded by the coding sequence ATGGCACTGGAAATACGCCAGCAGCTTAAACTCAGTCAACAGCTTGTCATGACCCCGCAGCTGCAGCAGGCGATCAAGCTGCTGCAGCTCTCCAGGATGGAGCTCATCGACGTCGTCCGTCAGGAACTGGAAGAAAATCCGGTTCTGGAAGAGAGCTCGGACCTGCCCGAGGAAAAGGGGATCGAGGCCGAGGCCGGCGAGGGAATCGACGGTCCGGAAGCGGCGGAAGATGTACCGGAAGCGGCTCCCGAGGCCGAAATCGCGGAGGAGATGCCCCAGGAACCTTCCGCGCTCAGGGACGAAGTCGACTGGCAGGCCTATCTCGAGGGGTACACCCAGTCGAGCACGGCGCCCGACATCTACGAGGATGACGAAGACCGCCCCTCGTACGAGAACCTGCTGACCCGCAAGAGCACCCTGGCCGAACATCTCATGTGGCAGCTCAACCTGAGCAGGGTGGACGACCGCATCCGGGCCATCGCCGCCGAAATCATCGGCAACCTGGGTGGTGACGGCTATCTGCAGGCGAGTCTGGAGGAGATCGCCGAAAGTTCGGGTGCCCCGCTGCAGGACGTGGAGAAGGCGCTGGAGGTGGTCCAGGATTTCGATCCGCCCGGCGTCGCCTGCCGCAACCTGCAGGAATGTCTGCTCAGGCAGGTGCGACATCTCGGCATGGAGGGTTCGCTGGTCGAGACCATCCTCCGCGATCACATCGCCGAGCTCGAATCACGCAAGTACCAGGCGATCGCCCGCGCCCTCGGTGTCAGCCTGGACGAGGTCCTGGGGGCGGCAAAGATCATTTCCAACCTCGATCCCCGGCCGGGCAGCGCCTACGACAGTGACGACATCCATTACATCACCCCCGACATCTTCGTGCACAAGATCGGCGACGAATATGTTGTCGTTCTCAACGACGAGGGGCTGCCCAACCTGAAGATCAACTCCTTCTACCGGACCGCCCTGTCAGGCAACAGCAACATCGATCCGAAGGCGGGCGAGTACATCCAGGAAAAGATGCGCGGTGCCCTGTGGCTGATCAAGAGCATTCACCAGCGGCAGCGCACCATCTACAAGGTGACCAAGAGCATCGTCAAGTTCCAGCGCGAATTTTTCGACAAGGGGATCGAATATCTCAAGCCTCTGGTTCTGCGCGACGTGGCCGAGGATATCGAGATGCACGAATCGACCATCAGCCGGGTCACCACCAACAAGTACGTACAGACGCCGCAGGGGCTTTTTGAGTTGAAGTTCTTCTTCAACAGCGGTATAAGCACCACCCGGGGCGAGACCATTGCTTCGGAGAGCGTCAAGAGCAAGATCAAGGAGATCATCGCCGGAGAGGATCCCAAGAAACCCTACTCCGATCAGAAGATCGTCGAGATTCTGCGCCAATACAATATCGACATCGCCCGCCGTACGGTAACCAAATACAGAGAGATGCTGGGCATCGGCTCGTCAACGGAACGTAAAAGGCTCTTTTAA
- the hpf gene encoding ribosome hibernation-promoting factor, HPF/YfiA family, with amino-acid sequence MQVTTTFRHMEVSAPIREYLEEKLARVKKYIDEPIDAQAVLSVEKKIRHCVEVTLVAKGIIIKGTETTNDMYAAIDSAVDKIERQLRRYKERIKRHKPLSGRERQVRKAIVQAESLEEVDAEPVIIRTETFFVKPMSVEEAVMQMDLLEKNFLVFTDADTEELNVVYRRSDGNYGLITSQQKD; translated from the coding sequence ATGCAAGTTACCACGACATTCAGGCACATGGAAGTCAGCGCGCCGATCCGCGAATATCTCGAGGAGAAGCTTGCCCGGGTCAAGAAGTACATCGACGAACCGATCGACGCCCAGGCCGTTCTGTCGGTCGAGAAGAAGATCAGGCACTGCGTCGAGGTGACGCTGGTGGCCAAGGGCATCATCATCAAGGGAACCGAAACCACCAACGACATGTACGCCGCCATCGATTCGGCCGTCGACAAGATAGAGCGGCAGCTGCGCCGTTACAAGGAGCGCATCAAGCGGCACAAGCCGTTGTCGGGCCGCGAGCGGCAGGTGCGCAAGGCGATCGTTCAGGCAGAGAGCCTCGAGGAGGTCGATGCCGAGCCGGTGATCATCAGGACCGAGACCTTTTTCGTCAAGCCGATGTCGGTTGAGGAGGCGGTCATGCAGATGGATCTGCTGGAAAAGAATTTTCTTGTCTTCACCGATGCCGACACCGAGGAGCTCAATGTCGTCTACCGTCGCAGTGACGGCAACTACGGCCTGATCACTTCGCAACAGAAAGACTGA
- a CDS encoding PTS sugar transporter subunit IIA, whose protein sequence is MKLTELLNPEAINPELKAASKNDVLVELTDALLRVEPGLNRDEVVDVLKERERLGSTGIGDGVAIPHGKLKHLDKLLLSFGRSRSGVDFDSMDGQPARLFFLLVAPEDSVGVHLKTLARISKLLKNAEVRQSLIDAEDAGAIYDIIARQEEQL, encoded by the coding sequence ATGAAACTGACTGAACTGTTGAATCCGGAAGCGATCAATCCCGAACTGAAGGCCGCCAGCAAAAACGATGTCCTTGTCGAGTTGACCGATGCCCTGCTCAGGGTCGAACCCGGGCTCAACCGGGACGAGGTCGTGGATGTGCTCAAGGAGCGCGAGCGACTGGGCAGCACCGGCATCGGCGACGGCGTGGCTATTCCCCACGGCAAGCTCAAGCATCTCGACAAGTTGCTCCTTTCCTTCGGCCGCAGCCGCAGCGGGGTCGACTTCGACTCCATGGACGGCCAGCCGGCCCGGCTCTTTTTTCTGCTGGTCGCACCCGAGGATTCGGTCGGAGTTCATCTCAAGACCTTGGCCCGCATTTCCAAGCTGCTGAAAAACGCCGAAGTGCGGCAATCCCTGATTGATGCCGAGGACGCGGGGGCGATTTATGACATCATTGCCCGCCAGGAGGAGCAGCTCTAG
- the hprK gene encoding HPr(Ser) kinase/phosphatase: protein MPGITIEEILSEKEAGLDLELLSGEGGLRRQVRVPRIQKPGLALAGYVENLHADRLQVLGSTELTYLAQLPAEKVEQNLRKLFAVEICGFIITKGQQVPELLVKLAEERRIPLLRTHHQSSTFISLVTNFLEERLLPSTTIHGVLVDVLGVGVLLLGKSGIGKSECALDLVLRGHRLVADDVVKVRKKLPAVLFGEGMDLLHYHMEIRGLGIINIKHLFGVAAIRERKKIDLALELVAWEDGRAYDRLGLEEETHSILDIEIPLLKIPVRPGRNITSIVEVAARNQLLKEMGYNSAVEFQDRLEKRMAEVAWQHAHRIIGDDLE from the coding sequence ATGCCTGGAATCACCATCGAAGAAATACTGAGCGAAAAGGAGGCCGGACTTGATCTGGAGCTTCTTTCCGGGGAAGGGGGGTTGCGCCGGCAGGTCAGGGTGCCGCGCATCCAGAAACCGGGTCTGGCTCTGGCCGGTTATGTCGAGAACCTGCATGCCGACCGACTGCAGGTTCTCGGTTCGACCGAACTCACCTATCTGGCGCAGCTTCCTGCCGAAAAGGTCGAACAGAACCTGCGCAAGCTTTTTGCCGTTGAAATTTGCGGTTTCATCATAACCAAGGGGCAGCAGGTTCCCGAGCTGCTGGTCAAGCTGGCGGAAGAACGCAGGATTCCCCTGCTTCGCACTCACCACCAAAGCTCCACATTCATTTCCCTCGTCACCAATTTTCTGGAAGAGCGTCTGCTGCCGTCGACCACCATTCACGGCGTGCTGGTCGACGTGCTGGGCGTTGGCGTGCTGCTGCTGGGAAAGAGCGGCATCGGCAAGAGTGAGTGCGCCCTCGACCTGGTGCTGCGCGGACACCGTCTGGTGGCCGACGATGTGGTCAAGGTGCGCAAGAAGCTGCCCGCGGTCCTGTTCGGCGAGGGAATGGACCTGCTTCACTATCACATGGAGATCCGGGGGCTCGGCATCATCAACATCAAGCACCTGTTCGGGGTGGCTGCCATCCGCGAGCGCAAGAAGATCGATCTGGCTCTGGAGCTGGTGGCCTGGGAAGACGGCCGGGCCTACGACCGGCTCGGTCTTGAGGAGGAGACTCACAGCATTCTCGACATCGAGATTCCGCTGCTGAAGATTCCGGTGCGGCCCGGACGCAACATCACCAGCATCGTCGAGGTGGCGGCGAGAAACCAGCTGCTCAAGGAGATGGGCTACAACAGCGCCGTCGAATTTCAGGATCGACTCGAAAAACGGATGGCCGAAGTGGCCTGGCAGCATGCTCACCGGATCATCGGAGACGATCTCGAATGA
- the rapZ gene encoding RNase adapter RapZ: MSGRRVVIITGLSGSGKSCAARALEDAGFFVVDNLPLPLLPQCLGLTGTGGVNVSELAVVIDVRSREFLSDLENVFAAVRRAGYRLDILFLDANDEVIVRRFSETRRRHPLAGSSQVLDGVARERECLQQLQQMATLQIDSSWLTPHQLRDQVVQAVCGAGAGAMSVLLQSFGFRFGVPKESDLVFDVRFLPNPHFISELKHLTGMDPDVRRFALENPLGRTFLDKLSGLLAFLLPEYQREGKSYLTLSIGCTGGRHRSVAVVETLRHTLSGRKLKVDVLHRDVTKK; encoded by the coding sequence ATGAGCGGACGCAGGGTGGTCATCATCACCGGCCTTTCGGGGTCGGGCAAGAGCTGTGCCGCACGCGCCCTCGAGGATGCCGGATTTTTCGTTGTCGACAATCTTCCCCTGCCCCTTCTGCCCCAGTGCCTCGGCCTGACCGGCACGGGCGGTGTGAACGTTTCCGAACTGGCGGTCGTGATCGATGTCCGCAGCCGCGAATTTCTCAGTGATCTCGAAAATGTCTTCGCTGCGGTCCGCCGGGCCGGCTATCGCCTCGACATCCTGTTTCTCGACGCCAACGACGAGGTGATCGTCCGGCGTTTTTCCGAGACCCGCCGCCGGCATCCCCTGGCCGGTTCGAGTCAGGTTCTCGACGGGGTGGCCCGCGAGCGGGAGTGTCTGCAGCAGTTGCAGCAAATGGCGACGCTGCAGATCGACTCGTCCTGGCTGACTCCGCATCAGCTGCGCGACCAGGTGGTGCAGGCCGTCTGCGGCGCCGGAGCGGGGGCCATGTCGGTGCTGCTGCAATCTTTCGGTTTCCGTTTCGGGGTGCCGAAGGAGTCCGATCTGGTATTTGATGTCCGCTTTCTGCCCAATCCGCATTTCATTTCCGAACTGAAGCATCTGACCGGCATGGATCCCGATGTCCGCCGGTTCGCCCTCGAAAATCCCCTGGGCAGGACATTTCTTGACAAGCTCAGCGGTTTGCTGGCATTTCTGCTTCCTGAATACCAGCGGGAAGGGAAGAGCTACCTGACCCTGTCGATCGGCTGCACCGGCGGCCGCCACCGCAGCGTCGCCGTTGTCGAGACCCTGCGCCACACCCTTTCGGGGCGGAAGCTGAAGGTCGATGTTTTGCACCGGGACGTAACCAAGAAATAG
- a CDS encoding PTS sugar transporter subunit IIA: MIGLVIATHSRLAHELLAAAEMIIGPCRNARAVAIMREHSLDDIQREIGAAVEAVSQDGGGVVIMTDMFGGTPSNVSLTFLKPESVEVVTGVNLPMVIKFFNSHDRLGLKELCDMLKAYGQQSIVLASEFLR; encoded by the coding sequence ATGATCGGACTTGTCATCGCCACCCATTCGCGCCTCGCTCACGAACTGCTCGCCGCTGCCGAGATGATCATCGGTCCCTGCCGCAATGCCCGGGCGGTCGCCATCATGCGCGAACATTCGCTGGACGACATCCAGCGCGAGATCGGAGCGGCAGTCGAGGCGGTCAGCCAGGACGGCGGGGGGGTGGTGATCATGACCGACATGTTCGGGGGGACGCCTTCCAACGTCAGCCTCACTTTTCTGAAGCCGGAGAGCGTCGAGGTGGTGACCGGCGTCAATCTCCCGATGGTGATCAAATTCTTCAACAGCCACGACAGATTGGGGTTGAAAGAGCTGTGCGACATGCTCAAGGCCTATGGCCAGCAGAGTATCGTACTGGCCAGTGAATTCCTTCGTTGA
- a CDS encoding PTS system mannose/fructose/N-acetylgalactosamine-transporter subunit IIB, producing MAVVLARIDNRLIHGQVLEAWVPHTRADCIVVANDRVAAEPLRRTMMAAAVPRNIQVIIGSVEELQEQFSNGRLLERRVLLLFETSDDALRAHQLGFPFDTLNLGNMHAGEGKLRYSCTIALDEQDIGNLDRLEKEEGVRIVSQCVPGDRARPWRKLIP from the coding sequence ATGGCAGTTGTTCTCGCCCGCATAGACAACCGGCTGATTCATGGGCAGGTACTCGAGGCCTGGGTTCCGCATACCCGGGCCGACTGCATCGTGGTGGCTAACGACCGGGTTGCGGCCGAACCTCTGCGGCGAACGATGATGGCGGCCGCCGTGCCCCGGAACATCCAGGTCATTATCGGCTCGGTGGAGGAACTGCAGGAGCAGTTCAGCAACGGTCGGCTTTTGGAGCGCCGGGTGCTGCTGCTGTTCGAGACCTCGGATGACGCTCTCAGGGCCCATCAGCTCGGTTTTCCCTTCGATACCCTCAACCTCGGTAACATGCATGCCGGCGAGGGAAAACTGCGCTACAGCTGCACCATCGCCCTCGACGAACAGGACATCGGCAATCTGGACCGGCTGGAGAAGGAAGAAGGCGTCCGCATCGTTTCCCAGTGTGTGCCGGGGGATCGGGCGCGGCCCTGGAGGAAGCTGATTCCGTGA
- a CDS encoding PTS sugar transporter subunit IIC has protein sequence MSFSSFELWPLLPGAAVALVAGLDRMALGQVMLCRPLVCAPVAGWLLGVPEAGLLVGALTELVWLGRLPVGAAIPPDDTQVAIGATTLTALLADGGDTLGALPLFCLLLAIPLGKVGQWFDHWARRRNDRLPGRVEAALKAGRDRQIERLHLRGLVHFAQAGLMTYLVIALGGYLVAIVLLPIGMPLVGSVRLPVELALPLVGAAVLIATLNVSRALTLFGASFLAVYLAAWVF, from the coding sequence GTGAGTTTTTCGTCTTTCGAACTCTGGCCGCTGCTGCCGGGGGCGGCGGTGGCGCTGGTCGCCGGACTGGATCGCATGGCCCTCGGGCAGGTGATGCTCTGCCGACCGCTGGTCTGTGCCCCCGTCGCCGGCTGGCTGCTTGGGGTGCCGGAGGCGGGACTGCTCGTCGGCGCCCTGACCGAGCTGGTCTGGCTCGGTCGGCTGCCGGTCGGGGCGGCGATTCCGCCCGACGATACCCAGGTCGCCATCGGCGCGACCACCCTGACGGCTCTGCTGGCCGACGGCGGAGACACGCTAGGCGCGCTTCCTCTGTTCTGTCTGCTGCTGGCGATTCCCCTGGGCAAGGTGGGGCAGTGGTTCGATCACTGGGCGCGAAGGCGCAATGACCGGCTGCCGGGTCGGGTGGAGGCGGCTTTGAAAGCCGGCCGGGACAGGCAGATCGAACGCCTCCACCTGCGCGGACTGGTTCATTTTGCCCAGGCCGGACTGATGACTTACCTGGTGATCGCCCTGGGTGGCTATCTTGTCGCCATCGTTTTGTTGCCCATCGGCATGCCGCTGGTCGGCAGCGTGAGGTTGCCGGTCGAACTGGCCCTGCCACTGGTAGGTGCGGCGGTACTGATCGCGACTCTGAATGTCAGTCGGGCGCTGACCCTGTTCGGAGCCTCGTTTTTGGCCGTCTATCTTGCGGCATGGGTGTTCTGA
- a CDS encoding PTS system mannose/fructose/sorbose family transporter subunit IID translates to MSKAVLRRCAWRTFLLQASWSFEKMQGLGVLFVMAPAIRSLYRGEERIAVLRRFLGYFNTHPFLASPVLGGMLRFGEDGGKSRSGMAGTDFGNMLMAPYAAMGDALFWGGLRPLAAVMGLFFAVRGSFWGAAVLLVVFNLPAIYFRLVCFYRGYREGGGMVETIQRWRLPDLAIRIKEATVVLLGGLCATWMVSGLEREGAAPAWGLLALPAVCVFGWLVRIGVSPLMIIFSVVALMIPLAMFLQ, encoded by the coding sequence TTGTCGAAGGCTGTTCTGCGTCGCTGTGCCTGGCGAACCTTTCTGCTGCAGGCCAGCTGGAGTTTCGAAAAGATGCAGGGGCTGGGGGTCCTGTTCGTCATGGCGCCGGCCATTCGTTCCCTCTATCGGGGTGAAGAACGCATCGCCGTCTTGCGTCGTTTTTTGGGCTATTTCAACACCCACCCCTTTCTGGCCTCGCCGGTTCTGGGGGGAATGCTCCGGTTCGGGGAGGATGGTGGAAAGTCTCGTTCCGGGATGGCCGGGACCGATTTCGGCAACATGCTGATGGCTCCCTACGCCGCCATGGGCGATGCCCTGTTCTGGGGCGGTTTGCGGCCGCTGGCGGCGGTCATGGGCCTCTTCTTTGCCGTTCGGGGTTCGTTCTGGGGCGCGGCGGTGCTGCTGGTGGTCTTCAATCTGCCGGCCATCTATTTTCGGCTCGTCTGCTTTTATCGCGGCTATCGGGAAGGTGGCGGCATGGTCGAAACCATTCAGCGCTGGCGGCTGCCGGATCTGGCCATCCGGATCAAGGAGGCGACGGTCGTGCTGCTCGGCGGTCTCTGTGCCACCTGGATGGTCAGTGGCCTCGAACGGGAAGGGGCGGCGCCTGCCTGGGGGCTGCTGGCGCTGCCGGCGGTCTGCGTTTTTGGCTGGCTGGTGCGCATCGGCGTATCGCCGTTGATGATCATTTTCAGTGTGGTTGCATTGATGATACCGCTGGCGATGTTCCTGCAGTGA